The Pseudochaenichthys georgianus chromosome 8, fPseGeo1.2, whole genome shotgun sequence genome has a segment encoding these proteins:
- the LOC117450680 gene encoding uncharacterized protein: MASRVSLHSQLTSIMETLAMSVLKQVCKLVDEDYAELRVGLSQLLAANSALEEKVNSLECELATMRSEAPVLCNRSVGVQTVCHKDGDAQVSGSPIIERIFGKDWCMNLWKDTDPCSLGGDSPKCSDMHITIREGRSLPHLQRCTTCCKDFHCPLCASNVFHPAKLSKVQAHLESHFNRAVLHEGYTIHRCALNCRPQCHFHCFYCQSTLMRKPDFIKHLALCKAKHTAITAIIPDPATPIIPDPATPIIPDPATAIIPDPATAIIPDPATPIIPDPATPIIPEGKIKRVHVVPVLKKKCPICHVLINKNLFKKHMERKHSAKQKDITACSHLQSECIDPENRVDAVHKAFHGTSVPLHVQNKVSN, encoded by the exons ATGGCGAGCCGCGTCTCTTTACACTCGCAGCTCACCTCCATCATGGAAACATTGGCCATGTCCGTCCTGAAGCAGGTCTGTAAACTGGTGGATGAAGACTATGCGGAGCTCCGTGTGGGGTTGTCTCAGCTCCTGGCGGCTAATTCAGCCCTGGAAGAGAAAGTCAACAGTCTGGAGTGCGAGCTGGCCACTATGAGAAGCGAAGCTCCTGTGTTGTGTAATCGCAGTGTAGGCGTGCAAACTGTCTGCCATAAGGACGGGGACGCTCAGG TGTCTGGGTCGCCCATCATAGAGCGGATCTTTGGAAAAGATTGGTGTATGAATCTGTGGAAAGACACAGACCCATGCAGTCTGGGGGGAGACTCACCAAAGTGCTCTGAC aTGCATATTACAATCCGAGAGGGGAGATCCTTGCCCCACTTACAGCGATGTACTACATGCTGCAAAGACTTTCACTGCCCGTTATGTGCCTCAAATGTGTTCCACCCAGCCAAATTGAGCAAGGTCCAAGCCCATTTAGAGAGCCACTTCAACCGTGCAGTTCTCCATGAAG GGTATACCATTCACAGATGTGCATTAAATTGCCGACCACAATGTCATTTCCACTGCTTCTACTGCCAGTCAACGCTGATGCGCAAACCAGACTTCATCAAACACCTGGCTTTGTGCAAGGCAAAGCACACTGCCATAACCGCCATCATCCCAGATCCAGCAACCCCCATCATCCCAGATCCAGCAACCCCCATCATCCCAGATCCAGCAACCGCCATCATCCCAGATCCAGCAACCGCCATCATCCCAGATCCAGCAACCCCCATCATCCCAGATCCAGCAACCCCCATCATCCCAGAGGGAAAGATAAAAAGGGTCCATGTAGTGCCTGTACTGAAGAAGAAATGTCCCATATGCCATGTTCTCATAAATAAAAATCTTTTTAAAAAGCACATGGAAAGAAAGCACTCTGCCAAACAAAAGGACATAACCGCATGTTCACACCTACAGAGTGAATGCATAGATCCTGAAAATAGAGTCGATGCTGTCCACAAAGCCTTCCATGGAACAAGTGTTCCTCTGCATGTTCAGAATAAAGTATCAAATTGA